The genomic segment CTCGGCCGACGCGGCGCTCGCGGCCCGCCGAACGGCGTCGAGGCGCTGGGCGGCCGCGAGATAGTCGGCCCACGGACCCGGAGCCGGGGGTGCCGGCTGGGCCGGGATCGGGCTCGTCGTCTGCTGCTGCTCGGTCACGCCCCACCACCCCGGTCGTCGCCCGCACCAGGGTCGAGGAACGGCAGAACCGTGACCATGCGGCCGGACTGGCGGTCGTGCAGCAACGCGCGGTTCGGCCGGGGCAGCCACTCCACCGGCTCACCGATCACCGCGCCGATCTCGGCCGGCGGCACGTTGAGGAACAGCAGCCCGGCGACGGCGTCGCCCGCGGTGAACTGGCGGGGATCACGCCACCACGAGAGCAGATGCGCACCCCGCGCCGGGCCGTCCCGCAGGAACGCCGGCAGCGACTCGGGCGCCATCGCGTCGAGCCCGAAGACCACGCGATAACCCGGGCGCTCCGGATCCAGCTCGGCGGCCAGCCCGTCCCGGTCGACCCGCACCACGTCCTGCCGGTGACCGAGCTCGGCAGCCAGCGCCTCGGCGAGCCGATCCCCCTCGGCCACCAACGAGCAGATGACAAAGCGAGCCGTACGCGGCTGGTGGAACGCGGCCACACTGCGCGCGGCCGCGTCGAGCACCTCGGACGCCGACGCCTGCGAACCGAAGATCGCCAGATGCCGCCCGGGGGAGGCGCCGAACGGGAACGCCGCCGTGGACAGGTTCACATCGAGCGTGCGGCCCACCAAGGCGGCCGGCGACCCACCCCGGCCGGCCAGTGCGGCCCGATAAGCCGGGTCGTCGGCCAGATGCTGATGCGCGTAACCGGCGAAAACGCGCGGCGGCTGCGACTCCGGATCGCGGGCGCCCCACAGCTTGTGCCGCAGGTCGCTCAGCAGCTCCTCGTCGGCGTGCGGGTCGGGGAAGCGGATGATGCGCTCGTGCCCGCGGGTGGCGCCGCGCGGGCCGCCCAGACCGCCGGCCGTGTTCACCACCGCCGTGCCCAGAGGCAGCCCCGCCGCCGAGTCGTTGGCCGGCTCCAGCACGTCGCCGCCACCGGGCAACGCAATGCGTACGGGGAACTGGCCGAAGAACGAGTCGCGCTTGGCGTAGAGCGCCGACACACCCGTCGTGTTCTGACTGGCCAGCACCAGGTGGATGCCGCACGAACGACCCGTGCGGGCCAGCGTCTCGATCAGCGTCGTGGCCTCCGTCGCCACCGGGTCGCTGCCGGACAGCAACACCGGGAACTCGTCGACCACGCACAGGATGCGGGGCAACGGACGCTTCAAGCCGTCCTCCGCGGCGGCGACGCGCAGCTCCTTGAGGGTCGAGACGCCCGCCCGCTCGTACGCGGTGAAGCGGCGCGACAACTCGGCATTGAGCTCGCGCAGCACGGCCAGCCCGTACTCCCGGTCGACCTCGACCCCCACCGCCCGCGCATGCGGCAACCAGGTGCGCTCACCCTGCGTCGGCACGAACTCGGCGAAAGCGACGCCCTCCTTGAAATCGAGCAGGTAGAAGGCCAGCTCGGCCGGACCGTACCGGGCGCCCAACCCGTACAGCACGTTGATCAGGAAGGCCGTCTTGCCCGCGCCGGACCGGCCCCCGACCATCCAATGTGGGGTCAGGTCGTTGAACCGCAGCGCCAGCGGAGTGTCCCCGTCGTGCCCGACAACCGTGCTCAAGCCCTCGGCGGCGTCACCCGACCACATCACCTCACCCGGCTCGGGCAGCAGATCGGCCAGCGTGACCCGGGACGCGGCGGCCGAATGAGCGGCCAGCTCACGGCAGACCGAGTCGATCAGGTGCGGCGGCGGATCCTCGTCGAGGAAGACCGGGGCATTCAGCCACGACACGTCAGGCGTCGAACCGAACGTCGCCCCGGGCGGATCACCGATCACCGCGTACGGATTGCGGACCGACACCATCGTCGTGCGGGGCAGCGGCGCCTGGGTCGTCTCCGCGGTCAACGGGGGCGGCGGCCAGCCCGCCACGATCAGGTGCAGCCCCGAATCGGGGCCCTGCTGGGCCAGCGCGGCGATGCGGCGCAACTCCTCGCCCTCGGTCAGCTCGGGCAGGCTCGCGATCACCACCAGCATCATGCGGTCACGCCGGGTGCGCCGCGGGGCCACCCCACGACCCGGCCGCAACCACTTCTCCGCCTCGGCCAGCACATCGCGCAGACCCTGCCGGTCGGTGGCCGGCGGGGACAACAGGCCCGCGTCGCGCAGATCGGCGAACGGGGCGAACACCTCGCCGCCGCCGATGCCGTCGACCGCGCGGACCAGCAGCGAACCAGCCGGAGCGGCGGCCAGCAGACGCAGCAGGATCGACCGCAACAGACCGAAGACGCGGGAATCGGTGGCAGTGGCATCGATCGTCAGATGACCCGTGCCGAGCAGCGGGACGATCGCCGGGAAACGGGCGTCGTCGAGCAGCTGGGCCGCCCCGAGCCGCACGAACTGCGGCGGATAGACACCACCCAGCGGAGTGTTGACCGACTGCGCGTCCAAAGGCGCGCCGAGCCAGCCCGGGGCCAGCGCGCCCGCCGCCGCCCGCAGATCCTCGGCCAGGCGATGCTGCTCACGCGGATCGGGCGAGGTGCCGTCGGCGTCGAGCGCATTGCCAGCCGCCTCCGCGAGGGCAGCCGCCTGCCGGTGCAAAGCGGCAGCCTGCTGGACCCGCAAAGCCGAATCCACCACCGCCCTCACCTCCTGTGTGCGCGGATAAAACTTATCCCAGACCAGGCGGGGCATCGCGTTCCCGGTGGCCCGTTCGGTGTCCGCGTCGTCCGGGGTTGTGCCGTCGATGCCCCGTCCGGGGTGATAGGTGTGCGGAGGCACTACTGTCGTGAGTGTGCAGCCGCAGGAGCCAGTGACCGGACCTACGCCCCCGTCGCCGGGGGTGTCCGAGCCTGGGACGACGCCTGCGACACCGGTCAAGAAGGCGCGAAATCGGCGGCTGCGGCTGTGGCTGGCGCTGGGGGCGGGGGTGCTGGCGCTGTTGTGCCTCGGGGGTGTGGGGGTGGCGGTGCTGCTCTACGACGAGGAAACGAAGATCGAGCGCGCGGAACCCGACGCTGTGGCCGACAGTTTTCTCCGTGCCTATCTGGTCAACCGTGACGATCAGCGAGCGACTCTCTTCCAGTGCAAGTCTGGCGGAGACTTCCAAGAGATCGCGAACTATCGGGCCGACGTCGTGAGTCGCGAGAAGAAGTTTTCGGTAGGCATCGTCATAACGTGGACGACGTTCACCGTGCAGACAACGGGCAACCAGTCCGCGGTAGAGACAGACCTCCTCAAGACCGCGTCGAACCAGTCCGGGCGGGTCACCGATACTTGGCGCCTGAATCTGGTCGACGAAGACGGTTGGCGAGTCTGCGGAGCGACTCAGATTTCTTAAGTCACTCGACCCAGAGCAAGTTGGCCGGGACCTCGAGTGTCCGGGGCGCGTGGCCGCTCCAGCCCCAGCGATACCAGTCGAGTTCGGTGGTGACGCGGGCGCAGATCTCGCCCTCGTGATTGGTGTGAATCTCGGTCACCGCACGCAGATCGCGTTCCTCACCGCCGTCGTCGAGCAGCCGCACAACCCGGCGACCCGACAGCGACGTCGCGTCGGAGGCCGCCACCGGGTTACGCCGAGCGGGTTCGTCGAGCGACACGAGCCGCGCGTTGACGTCGCCGGCCGGGAGGGTGAGACCCGCCACGCCGTACTCCTCGACCCAGACCCGCTCGACCGGCACCAGCGGCGCGAAGATCTCGGTCTGTTCGGCCTCGGCGCGATACCACTCACCCTCGGACATCACCGGCACATAGGTGCGGCTGCCCTGCACGACCTTCTCGTCCGCGCGCAGGTCGGAACGCCACCCGTGGCCCGGCAGCCCGATCAGGACCCGGCGTCCGCGCAGCTGGCCGCTCATCGTGGCCGGCGTCGGCACGATCGGGCGCGGCGGGTCGAGTTCCCACTCGGGGTGCCCGGCGAACGGGTCGGGGAACGGCTCGCGGCTCATCCCGACCCGCCCAGCGCGGCGCCCTGCTCGCGCATGAACTGCACCGGGTCGATCGCCCCGGCGCTGGATCGGTCGTTGTTCAGGTGAACCTCGTAGTGCAGGTGGGGCCCGGACGAGTTGCCGCTGCTGCCGACCCGGCCGATGATCTCACCGGCCGTGACCTCCTGGCCCTCCCGCACGAAGGGCTGCACGATCATGTGGCAGTACCTCGTCATGATGTTGCCGGCGTGCTGGATCTCCACCATCCAACCGCATCCGCCCTTGCCCGGGTAGCCGTCGACGTTGCAGGTGCGCCGTCCGTTGTGGTCCTCGTCGCACTTGACCTTCGAGACGATGCCGCTGGCGGCGGCCGCGATCGGGGTCTGTTTCCCGGCGATCAGGTCGACGCCCTGGTGCGTCGGGCGGGAGGCAGTGCGGAAGCCGGAGCCGACCAGGGCGCCGACCGGCAGCGTCCAGCCGGAGGCGGCGATCTCACCGGCCGAGGCGCACACCATCGCCACCGAGTTACCCACCGCGTTGGCCGCGCCGTCGGCCAGCGAGTTCACGATCTGCGTGGCGATCGGCTCATGCTTCGCGTACGCGTCCGGGTAGGCGCTGATCTGCACCCGTTGCGCGGCCCGGGTCAGCGACATCTTCTCCCAGCCGGGCACGGACTTGAGCTTCTGATAGAACTTCCGGCTCGCGTAGACCGGGTCCCGCACCTGCTGCGGCGTGCCCCAGCCGCTGCTCGGCCGCTGCTGGAACAGGCCCAGCGAGTCGTGGTCGTTGCGGGCGCCGAGGTTGCCCAGGTTGTTGAGCCGGGACTCCTGCATCGCCGTGGCGATGGCGATGACCCAGGCCCGTGGCGGCATCTTGAGGTCGGCGCCGACATTGATGATGACGGCCGCGTTCCGGATCTGCTCGGCGCCGTAGGGCCGGATCCGCGGCAGCTTGGTGTCCGGATCGATCGGACCGGCCTTGCCGCAGCCACCCGAGGCCGTCAGCTTGTCGTTGCCCTCGTCGGTGAGACCGCCCACCAGCACAGCCGTGATGCTGCCGCCGCAGCACAGCAGGGCCAGCGTCGCGACGATGGCGACGAGCAGAACGATTTTCCGCGGCCGGGGAATGCTCACGCCGGGTCCCAGTCGATCCCGTCGACCCGCCAGTGCCCGTCCGGGGAGATCAGGCGCAGGCTCAGCTTGCCGGTGTCCATGGTGACGACCGCGTTGACCACGGTCGCGCTGACGGGCACCAGGCTGGGGCGGCCGATCACGCGGTCCGCGGGAACGCTGGACGGGTCGACCCCGTCCAGTTCGTCGGCGAGTTTGGAGGTCGAGTTGGGCAGCAGCTGGGCCCGCCAGGCCTTCGGTGTGACGTTCTGGTGGTCGGCCCAGGCCGAGGCGAAGGCGTAGGAGACCGCCTCGGGCTGCGCCCGCCCCGGGGTGGTCGACGGGCTCGGCGGGGGCTCGGTGTCGATGATGCTGTCGTCCTGCTTGGGGTCGACGCTCACCGTCGGACCGGGCGACGCGTTGCCCAGCGGCGGCGGCGAGTCGTTACCGTCCGCGAACAAACGGCCGATGCCGATGATCGCCAGGACGATGACGGCCAGGACGACCGCTACGCCCCAGCGCGACCGGAAGATCCGGTTGAGGCCGAGTTCGAGAGAGCGGGGCATGTGATCACTTGGCCTCGGAGCGGATGCGCGGCGTGGCCGGCTCCGACGTGGTGCTGCCCGTCTCCGGCCGATAGATGGCGTAGGAGGAGGGCTGCTCGGAGACGTCCGGCTCGGTCCAGCCCGGCGTCCGTCGCTGCCGGTTCGGCGGGGCCTTCTGGGCCGGTGTCGCCGTCGCCGAGGCCTCGTCCCGGACGCTCTCGGTGCCGTCCGGCCGGGTCGGGGTCGGCGTGCCGGCGGTCGCGAGAGCCGGCTCCGCCCGCCTCGTGGCGTGGGCCGGATCCTCCAGCCGGGCCTCGGGCCGCAGGTTGCTCTGATCGACGTAGACCGTGCGGCCGCGCCCCTTGCCGACCAGCTGACCGTCGCCGGCGTCGACGGGGTCGACCTTGGAGGCCTCCCGCATGTCCTGGAAGAACCTCCGAGTCCAAGAGCCCGTCGTGATGGTGCGGGCGTTGTCCTTGCCGCCGAGCTGGGTGATCCGTCGGT from the Paractinoplanes abujensis genome contains:
- a CDS encoding M23 family metallopeptidase, with protein sequence MSIPRPRKIVLLVAIVATLALLCCGGSITAVLVGGLTDEGNDKLTASGGCGKAGPIDPDTKLPRIRPYGAEQIRNAAVIINVGADLKMPPRAWVIAIATAMQESRLNNLGNLGARNDHDSLGLFQQRPSSGWGTPQQVRDPVYASRKFYQKLKSVPGWEKMSLTRAAQRVQISAYPDAYAKHEPIATQIVNSLADGAANAVGNSVAMVCASAGEIAASGWTLPVGALVGSGFRTASRPTHQGVDLIAGKQTPIAAAASGIVSKVKCDEDHNGRRTCNVDGYPGKGGCGWMVEIQHAGNIMTRYCHMIVQPFVREGQEVTAGEIIGRVGSSGNSSGPHLHYEVHLNNDRSSAGAIDPVQFMREQGAALGGSG
- a CDS encoding FtsK/SpoIIIE domain-containing protein gives rise to the protein MRAVVDSALRVQQAAALHRQAAALAEAAGNALDADGTSPDPREQHRLAEDLRAAAGALAPGWLGAPLDAQSVNTPLGGVYPPQFVRLGAAQLLDDARFPAIVPLLGTGHLTIDATATDSRVFGLLRSILLRLLAAAPAGSLLVRAVDGIGGGEVFAPFADLRDAGLLSPPATDRQGLRDVLAEAEKWLRPGRGVAPRRTRRDRMMLVVIASLPELTEGEELRRIAALAQQGPDSGLHLIVAGWPPPPLTAETTQAPLPRTTMVSVRNPYAVIGDPPGATFGSTPDVSWLNAPVFLDEDPPPHLIDSVCRELAAHSAAASRVTLADLLPEPGEVMWSGDAAEGLSTVVGHDGDTPLALRFNDLTPHWMVGGRSGAGKTAFLINVLYGLGARYGPAELAFYLLDFKEGVAFAEFVPTQGERTWLPHARAVGVEVDREYGLAVLRELNAELSRRFTAYERAGVSTLKELRVAAAEDGLKRPLPRILCVVDEFPVLLSGSDPVATEATTLIETLARTGRSCGIHLVLASQNTTGVSALYAKRDSFFGQFPVRIALPGGGDVLEPANDSAAGLPLGTAVVNTAGGLGGPRGATRGHERIIRFPDPHADEELLSDLRHKLWGARDPESQPPRVFAGYAHQHLADDPAYRAALAGRGGSPAALVGRTLDVNLSTAAFPFGASPGRHLAIFGSQASASEVLDAAARSVAAFHQPRTARFVICSLVAEGDRLAEALAAELGHRQDVVRVDRDGLAAELDPERPGYRVVFGLDAMAPESLPAFLRDGPARGAHLLSWWRDPRQFTAGDAVAGLLFLNVPPAEIGAVIGEPVEWLPRPNRALLHDRQSGRMVTVLPFLDPGAGDDRGGGA